GTTCCACATCtggcttgtatatttgttttagcaaaatgaggccaacacaattacaacataaaaactccaacaatctccccctttggcaatttttggctaaaacaacttacAATTATTTCAACCAATCTAGAGAGATACATCACCTacctttcttcaactcaacatatgcacacagtcatgaagtgaggtagaacatcttcaaatgcaattttttaatcGCTCGTCAGAAGAAAAATTAGCAAATAAGAATATGAGTATCACAATAGAATAACaaacagaggcatgcaacagcggaatagtgAACACAACTAGCCTCACAGGAGTACGCCAATGGAGAGAACACATTCTCATAAAAGGAATCactggggaaaaataaattccctcaaagctgagaaaaataaattctcggGTAGCATGATGCTTCAACATTCATTAGCACATTGCATCACATGAGTAAACActactactccccctcaatatcagAGATGAGTAAAAATTAATCAACCAATTTTACTCCCCCTAGATACATTCATATTATAACAGACATATCAGATAATCCCATGCATATCAGAACTTACTCCCCCTTAACACCTGCATGACAAATACAAGCCCATATGTATCCAGATGCTTCAACATCAGATGTCACATCAACTACTACTGCACATATCAAATCAGATAGATactaactactccccctttttagccacaaattaGACAAAATAGAGTCTTCATAGAATGTCAGAGAATAACCAGAAATAGTGCATAGAGTACCAGAACATAAAGTGCAGAGAGTACCAGAAAATATTACAGACCATGCACACTAGGTGCTAAATTCAGGGCATAGCCCACAAAATAGAGTAAATccaaaagcaaaagaaaattaCACAGAGGCACTTCCTGAGGAGTCACCAGCTTCTTCTTCAGCCTCTAAACCTGCTTCCTCATCACTTGCATCATCCACCATGGTTGCATTAACACCTGCACTAGCTGCTTGAGCTGTAGCCTCTTCAAGTCTCAGAGCATGAATCATTCGTTCATATTGCAGCTTCTTTTCATCCAGCTCCTTGCAATTTGCTTCCAGCAAAGCTATCATCTCCTTCCTTGTCATAGGTGCATCAGCAGCAGCATTTGATGATCCAACAATGTCTGGAGCATGCTGTTGGCTGTACAGTTTCTGATGAATAGTGAGCGGAGATGCTCTACTTTTAGCAGATTCACCATCATGCCTTATACTTGGATGTTGAGAGAAGATGATATCACACAGTAAAGTAGGAAAAGCAATGGGTTGCTTTGTGACAGTAGTTTTTGCATGTTGAACAATTTGGTTAAAGATGTAGTGGCCAGCATTAAACTTTTTACCTGTACCAATCATGTAAATCAGCTTACCCAGACCTGTGGCAATGTCAGATGAATGCCTAGTAGGTACCCAATTTGCAGCAGCAATGCGGTTTAGAATGGCATACTTCTGAGTTAACTTCACAGCAGGAACTTTTTGTTTCTTGGGCCAAGTCTGCACTTGGTTGGCTGTGATGGTCTTGCACACAACATTATCAGACACCTCAATGTCAGGATGGGGTTCATCAGGATTCTCTAGAGCTTTGTTAATAATACTTGGAGAGAATTCCACACATTTTCCTCGAACAAACACTTTCTGAAATTCTTTGTCTAGAGGATTGTCACAGCCTTCTGGAATGTTGACAATGAACTCTCTGACTAGCTTATCATAGCAGGAACCTAAACCCCACACAGTCTTGATCAAATCAGCATTCTTGATCAGACTCACAATGTCTTCACGTTCCAAGATGTCTTTCCCTAATTCCCTCTCCAAAGCAAATCTTCTCTTACAGATGATCCCCCATCTTTGAGCATATGAAGCCAAATGATAGGACACATTGTCACAGGGAAACTCTTCCATATCAGCAGCAATTTTCTTGGCAGACATAATCTTCTTAGCAGGTGGCTTGATGCTTGAAGCATCCTTCTCAGCATCAAAGTCAGAGTCACTAGACGGTGCACTCTTTCTTTTCAGcacattcttcttcttttcagaGGGAGGAACAACTTTGCTCCAGCTTCTCTTAGCACCATACTTGACAGGTTTTACAGCAGACTCCTTGTCTTTCTTTGTTACAGAAGGAGTGACCTTAACAGAAGGTGTAGATTTTTGTGTTCTGCTCCTAAGTCTACGCCCAATACCTTTCTGCACTTGCTTAGACTGAGGATCTTCATCTGTTTCAAGAGCATCCACATCAATCATGGTTTGCTCTTCAGCAACTGTTTTCTCAGACTCATCATCACCATCAGAGACATCGTTCTCTTTATTAGGCTCAGAATCAGCCACAAGATCAAGAGTACCCTCTTTCTCAGTAGAAGCCTTAGACTCAGAACTGCTACCAAAAGACTCTGTGAGAGCAGCCTCATTTGGATTTGGCAGATCCTTGAATGCTTCAACATCCGGTGCAGCATCAACAGTTTCTTTGAATGCTTcaacatcttgtgcagcatCAACATCCTGCGAAGCAATAACTTGCTCCTTTACAGATTCATTAACAGTTTCAGGAGTGGCCTTATCAGATGTAGCCACAGGCACAGACAGAGATAATTGACCAGTGGTAATCTCAGTATTAGCCCTAACCTCACCTAGGGTTTCACCAGATTTAGGGTTATCAGAAATAGGGGTTTCATCAACAGCTTTTTCAACTTGAGActttccaatctcactagaaaCGTTACCAGACGATTCAACATGCGATTCCACATTACCCGTTCCAAAAGGATTTTCACTCACATACAAATCAAACATAGTCAATCCCTTTTTAACTGAGGATTCGCCCTTTTTCTTCTTAGGTTTACCAGAAACAGACTTTTTCGAGAGAGAAGGAGAAGATTCACTTACTTTTGTCGGTTTCTCCTTCTTTTTGCTAGCCTTTGATTTGGTTGATTTCTGCTTTGAATCAGTTGGAGGAACAATAGAGATGGGCTTTGCATCTACGATGACAGTTGAAGTTTCTTTCTTCGATTTGGATCGAGTTTTCACGACTTCAGTAGACTCGTTGTTGATTTGAGAAGCATCAGAAGTTTGagacatgatgatgatgagattTTTGTGATTTTGGAGGTTGAGAGTGAAGATTGATGATTGCAGGAGTGAGAACGAGTTTTAGGAGAAGTTGAATGTTTGAGCGTGAGAGCAAGATTGAGGGAGAGATGAATGCGTGAACTAGAGAAGTTATGGAAAGTTTTTGATGTCTTTCCTAGATTAGCGTGCTCCACTAATAGAGAGGAATAGAAAAAAACGGTTGCACGCGTAAAAGTCCTTAACTGCTATAACTcctcatgcaggcaaattcccaatttgcccctgaGCCTTTCAAATTGAGTAGCATCCAATGCTTTAGTGAATATGTCAGCCACCTGTTCTTCAGTAACTACATGCTCCaatttcacaatattttcttctACCAAATCCCTGATAAAGTGATGACGAATATCAATGTGTTTCGTCCTACTGTGTTGAATgggattttttgaaatatttatggcgcTCAAATTGTCACAATACAATGTTAGCGCTTCctgttcaacattgtattcTTTTAGCATCTATTTCATCCATAAGagttgagagcaactactcccagctgcaatgtactcagcctctgcagtagacaAAGATACACAATTTTGCTTTTTACTGAACCAGGAAATCAAATTGtttcccaaaaaaaaacatCCACCTGAgatgctttttctatcatcagcacatgCAGCCCagtctgcatcacaataccctatcaacCTTGAGTCTTCACTATGAGAATACATGATACCATAGTCAGAGGTACCATTTACATATTTCAAAATTCTCTTCACTTGTACAAGGTGGCTCATTTTTGGTTCAGcctgatatcttgcacaaacaccaacagcAAATGTAATGTCAGGTCTACTTGCTGTGAGATATAAAAGACTGCCTATCATGCTTCTGTATAAGCTTTGATCAACATCCACGCCCTTCTCATCCTTAGTTAATTTTAGATGTGTGGCAGCAGTTGTTCTCTTGTGAGCAGCATTTTCcataccaaatttttttacGATGTTCTTAGCATACTTACTTTGAGACACAAATATAGTATCCTCCATCTGCTTGACCTGTAAtccaagaaagtaggttagttcacccACCaagctcatttcaaattcagattgcatctGCTTAACGAAATGTTGGACCATCGGTTCCCCCATCCCTCCAAATActatatcatcaacatatatctgagctatcatcaGCTTTCCACctttttctttcacaaatagTGTTTTATCGTTTCCTCCCTTCCTGTAACCTTGACTAACTAGGAATTCAGTTAGTctctcataccaagctcttggagcttgcttTAGCCCAAACAGGGCTTTCTTTAACTtatacacatgatcaggatgaTTAGGATCTATAAAAccttttggttgttcaacatacACTTCCTCATGTAGATATCAATTCAGAAATGCActcttcacatccatttgatataattTAAACTTGAGAATACATGCTACACCAAGAAGTAGTCTTATGGACTCCAATCTAGCCACTggtgcaaatgtttcatcaaagtcaagtccttcTACTTGAGTATAGccttgtgcaaccagccttgccttATTTCTTGTTACTATACCCttttcatcagacttgttcttaTAGATCCATTTTGTGCCAATAACATTATTTCCTTGTGGTCTTGGAACAAGATCCCAAACCTCATTccttttgaattgatttaaTTCTTCTTGCATTGCCTCAATCCAGAATTCATCAGTAAGTGCTTCTTTTACATTTTTTGGTTCAAATTTTGACACAAAACAAGAGCTCGAAATGACATCATTATTTCTTCTAGTGGTAATTCCCTGATTAGGGTCTTCTATGATCAGATCTTTAGGATGATATTTATGTGTTCTGATAGATGGAGCTTTGACAGGTACAGGTGCAGATTCTTCATTATTTAAATCAGATTCCTCTTCTTGAACAATATCATCAGATAAGTCGATGGATGGTTCAGCATCGCCTGGCACATCCTCCCTTTTGGGAGATGGTGAATCATCAATTACCACATTGGCAGACTCCATAATGATTTTAGTTCTGGAGTTATAAACTCTGTAAGCCCTGCTATTTGTAGAATATCCAAGGAATATTCCTTCTTCACTTTTTGGATCCAGCTttcttcttggttctctatcagccAGAATGTAGCATGATAAACTCCAATTTAGTGTATTATATGTAGATATTTTTTGCGTTAATTTagagtaattatttattattatataaataactcACTTGATTTGCTCTATATTttacaaaagagaagaaaagataaaaagatGCAAATCCAATTTTTGAACCACATAAACatgatatatattatactactatttattattattattattattattattattattattattattattattattgtattataTACTTACTAGCTTTGTCTTATTTTAGGCAAATGAAAATAAGCCCAAGTAAAATGAAATCGGTGGCCCAATTATATTCAACATAACTTGTGAGTGCCTGacacaaaagaaaagaagaaaagtcTATGCAATTAAATCAATTTGGGAACAGTGTCCGAGCAAGTTGCAAGGCAATTGGGAACTGCAGAATGAAGATTCAAGGGCTGGTGTGGCGGTGAGGCAATTTGAGAAAAGAATGCTTACTGCTGAAGCAATTTGGGGATACATGAGGCGGCATAATAGTTGGCACAAGCAGTATAAATAGAGCTTCCCTGTTTGCAATTAAAATACGTTTTTCTTCTGCAATCAGGCGGTACATAGAGTTTTGGAGACAGAGAAGAGATTGAAGCCTTTGAACAACATTTACATCTTTTGGGGTTTCATTCTTTTCTCCTAATTTCTTGAATCTACTTTTTATGTTCTTGTTTACTATGTATAGCTAAGTATTTTTCTAGGATTTTTGGTGGATCTTGCAATTGAAATTCTTTTTGCTATGTCTTAGCTTATATGTTCTAGtttctaatttgaattttgatattttgttcAATTAATTTTATCCTATTGATTTTATCACATAAGTAGGAATGATCAACCTATGAATGTTtataatcaattgattgatcagCGACCGTACTGCAATTAATTGGTGGAACTATAGGATAAATGAGACTAGAATTATTGCATGACCAAACCTTAATTTTAGTCTTCCAATCATTCAACCTTTTTGTGCTTTATGCTTTTCTTGAATTTAAACTCTTTGCATGACCAAACAAAGGTTAATTTaggaaaaagaatattaatcaCGAATGACCAAACGGATTAATAGTTTTAGTAAAGGGATTGGTAATTGAGTTAAAATAAAGGAATTCAAATGGAACTAGACACAGGGAATCATAGATTGCAAGTGAAACCATGACCCCTAGGCCTCTCTATCTTAATCACAACTTTTACTTTTGTTCGttgttattttctatttatgtttttttagttATCGAAAACAACTCCACTATTAGTCAgtctaaataataaataatcttaATTAGTTTGGTATTTGTTAATTAATCTCTGTGGatacgataatcttttatactacttCTGCGCTAGAGTACACTTGCTCTAAGTGTGTTTTTAACGcaacaagtttttggcgccgttgccggggattaaTTTTGCAATATTGAAcgaaaaagattttttttattaatttagacATTGTACAGCTTTTgtcaatttattttgttattttccaTTGTTAATATCACTTGTGCGTACTCACCCGCTCGCAAGAGCCTGTTTGTAGTTGATTATATtttgcagaaaaaaaaaaaagtcatggcTGAGAGGAAAACAATGAGAGATTACATTTTGGGTAATCAAGAAATT
This portion of the Trifolium pratense cultivar HEN17-A07 linkage group LG3, ARS_RC_1.1, whole genome shotgun sequence genome encodes:
- the LOC123914652 gene encoding microtubule-associated protein 1B-like, which codes for MSQTSDASQINNESTEVVKTRSKSKKETSTVIVDAKPISIVPPTDSKQKSTKSKASKKKEKPTKVSESSPSLSKKSVSGKPKKKKGESSVKKGLTMFDLYVSENPFGTGNVESHVESSGNVSSEIGKSQVEKAVDETPISDNPKSGETLGEVRANTEITTGQLSLSVPVATSDKATPETVNESVKEQVIASQDVDAAQDVEAFKETVDAAPDVEAFKDLPNPNEAALTESFGSSSESKASTEKEGTLDLVADSEPNKENDVSDGDDESEKTVAEEQTMIDVDALETDEDPQSKQVQKGIGRRLRSRTQKSTPSVKVTPSVTKKDKESAVKPVKYGAKRSWSKVVPPSEKKKNVLKRKSAPSSDSDFDAEKDASSIKPPAKKIMSAKKIAADMEEFPCDNVSYHLASYAQRWGIICKRRFALERELGKDILEREDIVSLIKNADLIKTVWGLGSCYDKLVREFIVNIPEGCDNPLDKEFQKVFVRGKCVEFSPSIINKALENPDEPHPDIEVSDNVVCKTITANQVQTWPKKQKVPAVKLTQKYAILNRIAAANWVPTRHSSDIATGLGKLIYMIGTGKKFNAGHYIFNQIVQHAKTTVTKQPIAFPTLLCDIIFSQHPSIRHDGESAKSRASPLTIHQKLYSQQHAPDIVGSSNAAADAPMTRKEMIALLEANCKELDEKKLQYERMIHALRLEEATAQAASAGVNATMVDDASDEEAGLEAEEEAGDSSGSASV